In the genome of Pseudorasbora parva isolate DD20220531a chromosome 10, ASM2467924v1, whole genome shotgun sequence, one region contains:
- the pals1a gene encoding protein PALS1: protein MQKAPLLTLIPHTHSHHTSPHTRTAMMTTSHMNGYVAESDGGGGSGGGTDILEEVVQRHREMAVDCPSELGARTLPVRRSAQLERIRQQQEDRRRREEEGRNRQELDLNSSMRLKKLSQNPKVGIDNPTFEQMEGPGGSIGGLQSLTAPPTLLELEDLLMSLKQVQHSLNDSQSQEDVELVLQLVQKPDFQKAFNIHNAVAHYMNRPSPPYPLTDHAQSLAQEVETIMHNSSQKDGLELSNILTTPHMQALMIAHDSVAEQEMQLEPLVSSINASETLTQWGGETVKIVRIEKAKDIPLGATVRNDMDSVVISRIVKGGAAEHSGLLHEGDEILEINGVEIRGKDVNEVFDILADMHGVLSFVLIPSAQIKPPPIKETVMHVKAHFDYDPSDDPYVPCRELGLCFQKGDILHIISQDDPNWWQAYRDGDEDNQPLAGLVPGKSFQQQREAMKQTIEEDKEPEKSGKLWCAKKNKKKRKKMQYNANKNDDFDNEEILTYEEMALYHQPANRKRPIALIGPPNCGQNELRQRLLSSEPDRFAGAVPHTTRSRRDIEVSGRDYHFVSRQAFEMDSAAGKFIESGEFEKNLYGTSTDSVRQVINTSKICLLCVHTQSLKVLRSSDLKPYIIFIAPPSQERLRALLAKDNKNPKPEELRDIIEKAREMEQNYGHLFDAAIVNTDLDKAYQELLRLINKLDTEPQWVPSSWLR from the exons ATGCAGAAAGCACCCCTCCTAACCCTCatacctcacacacactcacaccacaCTTCACCACACACGCGTACAGCCATGATGACCACCTCCCACATGAACGGATATGTGGCCGAGTCAGACGGCGGGGGAGGGAGCGGTGGAGGCACTGACATCCTGGAGGAGGTGGTGCAGAGGCACAGGGAGATGGCGGTGGACTGCCCCAGTGAGCTGGGTGCTCGAACCCTGCCCGTCAGACGCAGCGCCCAACTAGAACGGATTCGTCAGCAGCAGGAGGACCGCAGGAGACGAGAGGAAGAGGGCCGCAACCGGCAGGAACTCGACCTCAACTCCTCCATGCGCCTTAAAAAACTCTCCCAGAATCCCAAGGTGGGCATCGATAACCCCACTTTTGAGCAAATGGAAGGTCCCGGTGGCTCCATAGGTGGTCTGCAGAGCCTCACTGCACCACCAACTTTACTAG AGCTGGAGGACCTGTTGATGTCCCTCAAGCAGGTGCAGCATAGTTTAAATGACTCTCAGAGTCAAGAGGACGTGGAGCTGGTTCTACAGCTGGTCCAGAAACCTGACTTCCAGAAAGCCTTCAACATTCACAACGCCGTGGCTCACTATATGAACCGGCCCAGCCCTCCCTACCCCCTGACGGACCACGCACAAAGCCTCGCACAAGAG GTTGAGACCATAATGCACAACAGCTCACAGAAGGATGGACTTGAGCTAAGCAATATTCTCACAACGCCTCATATGCAG GCGCTTATGATTGCCCATGACAGTGTGGCTGAACAAGAGATGCAGCTGGAGCCTCTTGTTTCTTCTATTAATGCAAGTGAGACTCTCACCCAGTGGGGCGGGGAGACTGTCAAAATTGTGCGGATTGAGAAAGCCAAGGACATCCCATTG GGAGCGACTGTTAGAAACGATATGGACAGCGTGGTCATCAGCCGCATTGTGAAAGGAGGGGCGGCAGAACACAGCGGCCTGCTGCACGAAGGAGACGAGATCCTGGAGATCAACGGTGTGGAAATCCGTGGCAAAGACGTCAATGAGGTCTTCGATATCCTG GCGGACATGCATGGCGTACTCAGTTTTGTTCTCATCCCCAGCGCACAGATCAAACCACCTCCCATTAAAGAGACTGTG ATGCACGTCAAGGCGCATTTTGACTACGACCCCTCAGATGACCCCTACGTGCCATGCCGAGAGCTCGGCCTGTGCTTTCAGAAGGGAGACATCCTCCACATAATCAGCCAAGATGACCCCAACTGGTGGCAGGCCTACAGAGATGGGGATGAAGACAACCAGCCTCTTGCTGGCCTGGTCCCTG GCAAAAGTTTCCAGCAGCAGAGAGAGGCAATGAAGCAAACCATAGAGGAGGATAAGGAACCTGAGAAATCAG GGAAACTTTGGTGTGCTAAAAAGAACAAGAAGAAGCGAAAGAAGATGCAATACAATGCTAACAAAAATGATG ATTTTGACAATGAGGAGATTCTCACATATGAAGAGATGGCACTATACCACCAGCCAGCCAATCGCAAACGGCCTATCGCTCTAATCGGCCCACCGAACTGTGGGCAAAATGAGCTCAGACAAAGACTCCTCTCCAGTGAGCCAGACAGATTTGCTGGCGCGGTTCCTC ACACTACACGAAGCCGTCGTGATATTGAGGTGAGTGGCCGCGACTACCACTTTGTGTCCCGTCAGGCATTTGAGATGGACTCTGCGGCAGGGAAGTTCATAGAGTCCGGAGAGTTTGAAAAGAACCTCTACGGTACCAGCACAGACTCTGTCCGACAAGTCATCAACACAAGCAAAATCTGCCTCCTGTGTGTACACACTCAG tCTTTAAAGGTGTTACGCAGTTCGGACCTCAAGCCCTACATCATCTTCATCGCGCCTCCATCCCAGGAGCGACTGAGAGCCCTCTTAGCTAAAGACAACAAAAACCCAAAG CCTGAGGAGCTGAGAGACATTATCGAGAAGGCCCGGGAGATGGAGCAGAACTACGGCCACCTGTTTGACGCCGCCATTGTTAACACTGACCTGGACAAGGCCTACCAGGAGCTGCTGCGTCTCATCAATAAACTAGACACTGAACCTCAGTGGGTCCCCTCATCCTGGCTGCGCTGA
- the eif2s1a gene encoding eukaryotic translation initiation factor 2 subunit 1a: MPGLSCRFYQHRFPEVEDVVMVNVRSIAEMGAYVSLLEYNNIEGMILLSELSRRRIRSINKLIRIGRNECVVVIRVDKEKGYIDLSKRRVSPEEAIKCEDKFTKSKTVYSILRHVAEVLEYTKDEQLESLYQRTAWVFDEKYKRPGYGAYDIFKQAVSDPSILDCLDLTEEERAVLIDNINRRLTPQAVKIRADIEVACYGYEGIDAVKEALKAGLTCSTECMPIKINLIAPPRYVMTTTTLERTEGLSVLNQAMAVIKEKIEEKRGVFNIQMEPKVVTDTDETELARQLERLERENAEVDGDDDAEEMEAKTDD, encoded by the exons ATGCCAGGACTCAGCTGTAGATTCTACCAGCACAGGTTTCCAGAGGTGGAAGATGTGGTGATGGTCAATGTCAGATCAATAGCAGAGATGGGCGCATATGTGAGTCTGCTGGAGTACAACAACATCGAGGGTATGATCCTGCTCAGCGAACTCTCCAGAAGACGAATCCGGTCCATCAACAAACTCATCCGGATCGGACGCAATGAATGTGTGGTTGTCATTCGTGTGGATAAGGAGAAAG GCTACATTGATTTATCCAAAAGAAGAGTGTCACCTGAAGAGGCCATTAAATGTGAAGACAAGTTCACAAAATCTAAAACT gTTTACAGCATATTGAGGCATGTAGCTGAAGTCCTAGAGTATACCAAAGATGAGCAACTCGAGAGTCTGTACCAGCGAACCGCTTGGGTGTTCGACGAGAAGTACAAGCGGCCTGGATACGGTGCCTACGACATCTTTAAGCAGGCTGTCTC GGACCCATCTATTTTAGATTGTCTGGATTTGACAGAGGAGGAAAGGGCCGTCCTGATCGATAACATCAACAGACGACTCACTCCGCAGGCTGTCAAAATAAGGGCGGACATTGAGGTGGCCTGCTATGGCTATGAGGGCATAGATGCTGTGAAAGAAGCTTTGAAGGCTGGACTGACGTGTTCAACAGAGTGCATGCCAATCAAG ATCAACTTAATTGCCCCTCCACGTTACGTTATGACCACTACCACACTCGAGCGCACAGAGGGCCTTTCTGTGCTTAATCAAGCCATGGCTGTCATTAAAGAGAAGATCGAAGAGAAGAGAGGCGTCTTCAACATTCAAATGGAG CCAAAAGTCGTAACGGACACGGATGAGACAGAACTGGCTCGGCAGTTAGAGCGGCTGGAGAGAGAGAATGCTGAGGTTGACGGAGATGATGATGCAGAGGAGATGGAGGCCAAGACTGATGACTAG